One Mycobacterium sp. SMC-4 DNA window includes the following coding sequences:
- a CDS encoding carboxyl transferase domain-containing protein: protein MAARAAYRDDHVALVEQLRTKLAVAALGGPARARERHISRGKLLPRDRVDGLLDSGSPFLEIAALAADGMYDDQCPGAGMIVGIGRVMGREVMIVANDATVKGGTYYPITVKKHLRAQEIAAQNRLPCVYLVDSGGAFLPRQDEVFPDREHFGRIFYNQATMSANGIAQISAVLGSCTAGGAYVPAMSDEAVIVANQGTIFLGGPPLVKAATGEVVTAEELGGGDLHSKVSGVTDHLAHDDRDALRIVRNIVGTLAPRAEPPWQVAPAVDPIADQAELYDVVPVDPRVPYDVHEVITRIVDGGEFSEFKASYGTTLVTGFAHIHGHPVGIVANNGVLFGESAVKGAHFIELCDKRMVPLLFLQNISGFMVGRDYEAGGIAKHGAKMVTAVACARVPKLTVVIGGSYGAGNYSMCGRAYSPRFLWMWPNARISVMGGEQAASVLATVRGDMSAEQEEAFKAPIRAQYEEQGNPYYSTARLWDDGVIDPADTRTVVGLALSITAQAPLEPVSYGVFRM, encoded by the coding sequence ATGGCAGCGCGGGCCGCATACCGTGACGATCATGTCGCGCTGGTTGAACAGTTGCGAACCAAGTTGGCCGTTGCCGCTCTCGGCGGGCCGGCACGCGCGCGTGAGCGGCACATCAGCCGGGGCAAACTGTTACCGCGAGACCGGGTCGACGGCCTGCTCGATTCCGGCAGCCCGTTCCTGGAGATCGCGGCGCTGGCCGCCGACGGCATGTACGACGACCAGTGTCCCGGAGCCGGAATGATCGTCGGCATCGGGCGGGTGATGGGCCGCGAGGTCATGATCGTAGCCAACGATGCCACCGTCAAAGGCGGGACCTACTACCCGATCACGGTGAAGAAACACCTGCGCGCTCAGGAGATCGCCGCGCAGAACCGGTTGCCGTGCGTGTACCTCGTCGACTCCGGTGGCGCGTTTCTGCCCCGCCAGGACGAGGTCTTTCCCGACCGTGAGCACTTCGGACGGATCTTCTACAACCAGGCGACGATGAGCGCCAACGGTATTGCCCAGATCTCAGCCGTCCTGGGATCCTGCACCGCGGGCGGCGCCTATGTGCCTGCGATGAGCGATGAGGCCGTCATCGTCGCCAACCAGGGCACCATTTTCCTCGGCGGGCCGCCCTTGGTGAAGGCGGCCACCGGCGAGGTCGTCACCGCCGAGGAGCTCGGTGGTGGCGACCTGCACTCGAAGGTCTCCGGCGTCACCGACCACCTCGCCCACGACGACCGTGACGCGCTGCGGATCGTCCGCAACATCGTGGGCACCCTGGCCCCGCGGGCCGAGCCGCCCTGGCAGGTAGCGCCCGCGGTGGACCCGATCGCCGACCAGGCCGAGCTCTACGACGTCGTCCCGGTCGACCCGCGCGTCCCCTACGACGTCCACGAGGTCATCACCCGCATCGTCGACGGTGGCGAATTCTCGGAGTTCAAGGCGTCCTACGGCACCACGCTGGTCACCGGGTTCGCGCACATCCACGGCCATCCTGTGGGCATTGTCGCCAACAACGGTGTGCTGTTCGGTGAATCAGCAGTCAAGGGAGCACATTTCATCGAGCTGTGTGACAAGCGGATGGTTCCGCTACTGTTCCTGCAGAACATCAGCGGCTTCATGGTCGGGCGGGACTACGAGGCCGGCGGCATCGCCAAACACGGCGCCAAGATGGTCACCGCCGTGGCCTGCGCCCGGGTGCCCAAGCTCACGGTGGTCATCGGCGGGTCCTATGGAGCCGGCAACTATTCGATGTGCGGTCGGGCCTACTCGCCGCGGTTTTTGTGGATGTGGCCCAACGCCCGTATCTCGGTGATGGGTGGTGAACAGGCCGCCTCGGTGCTGGCGACGGTCCGCGGTGACATGAGCGCCGAGCAGGAGGAGGCCTTCAAGGCGCCGATCCGTGCCCAGTACGAGGAGCAGGGTAATCCGTACTACTCGACCGCACGACTCTGGGATGACGGAGTGATCGACCCGGCAGACACCAGAACCGTTGTGGGACTGGCCCTCTCCATCACCGCGCAGGCACCCCTGGAGCCGGTGTCCTACGGCGTCTTCAGGATGTGA
- a CDS encoding TetR/AcrR family transcriptional regulator: MTTTDAASPRSRAKSDRRSQLIAAAERLIAESGYLAVRLEDIGAAAGVSGPAIYRHFPNKEALLTELLVGISTRLLAGATDVVARTADAESALASLIDFHLDFALGESDLIRIQDRDLNNLPPGAKRQVRRAQRQYVELWVGVLRRRTDEVSESEARLMAHAAFGLLNSTAHSVKPGTNKAAEASTRTVLRAMTVAALTSAEMPR, translated from the coding sequence ATGACCACCACCGATGCCGCGTCCCCGCGCAGTAGGGCCAAGTCCGACCGGCGCAGCCAGCTGATCGCCGCAGCCGAACGGCTGATCGCCGAATCCGGTTATCTGGCGGTCCGGCTGGAAGACATCGGCGCCGCAGCCGGGGTCAGCGGGCCCGCCATCTACCGGCACTTCCCGAACAAAGAGGCGTTACTGACCGAGTTGCTGGTCGGCATCAGCACCAGGCTGCTCGCCGGCGCCACCGACGTGGTGGCGCGGACCGCGGATGCCGAGTCCGCGTTGGCGTCGTTGATCGACTTCCATCTGGACTTCGCACTCGGTGAATCGGACCTAATCCGGATCCAGGATAGGGATCTGAACAACCTTCCGCCGGGCGCCAAGCGTCAGGTACGTCGCGCACAGCGACAGTACGTGGAACTCTGGGTCGGCGTACTGCGCCGGCGCACGGACGAGGTCTCCGAGTCCGAGGCACGACTGATGGCTCATGCCGCGTTCGGGTTGCTCAATTCGACCGCGCACAGCGTCAAACCCGGTACCAACAAAGCGGCCGAGGCCAGCACGCGAACCGTCCTGAGAGCAATGACGGTCGCCGCGCTGACCTCGGCCGAGATGCCGAGGTAG
- a CDS encoding DUF6131 family protein gives MIVLGAILLILGLLFGMSILTYIGVVLLVIGAVFWILGSVGRPVGGRKAWY, from the coding sequence ATGATCGTCCTGGGCGCGATCCTGCTGATCCTGGGTCTCTTGTTCGGAATGTCGATCCTGACCTACATCGGTGTCGTACTGCTCGTCATCGGTGCGGTGTTCTGGATCCTGGGCTCGGTCGGCCGTCCGGTCGGCGGCAGAAAAGCCTGGTACTAG